A single region of the Triticum dicoccoides isolate Atlit2015 ecotype Zavitan chromosome 2B, WEW_v2.0, whole genome shotgun sequence genome encodes:
- the LOC119365320 gene encoding disease resistance protein RPM1-like: protein MAEMIAISLSAKVAATLSRSAVVDISSLVAVRSGIAAAARDLELLRAFLRFADSRRGADALASAWVDQIRDVGFELEDAADEYAFLSGGGFVRACANFGAWLALARRLGKARVRLRDLSDAKERYGIRPAEASASSSAPDGGTAAFVGRKLAEAAHFLQDGEIVGFAAHRRSLMKWLTEDLDSRRSLVAVCGMGGVGKTTLVTSVYKEVAASRHFDCAAWVSVSKNFTTDDLLRKIAKELHRDARAGMPDIDEMDYRSLVEALRGHLAKKRYLLLLDDVWHADAWYEIRNALVDDGKGSRIIITTRSQDVASLAASTRIIMLEPLPQQEAWSLFCNTTFREDANGECPHHLEHWALKILGRCCGLPLAIVSVGNLLALKDRTEFAWKNVHDSLDWNESSVRGIGQVSSILNLSIDDLPYYLKRCLLYCSIYPEDFLIKRKILIRLWIAEGYFEEKGQGTMEEIADDYLHQLVQRSLLQVTLKNEFGRAKRLCIHDLIRDLILQRSAKEGFTVFSKCQPTLESSKKIRHLILDRWASDHRPVPKMTLLRSFSAFKSDVDSSVLSGFRLLTVLNLWFVQIDKLPSSLTKLLNLRYLGIRSTLIEELPQDLGQLHNLQTLDTKWSRVQRLPPSIRKLDNLRHLIVFRRRSADFRSPFPGTAIEFPDGLQNLTCLQTLKYIEADEKMVKSLKSLKHMKSLELSGVHESNLIHLPSSISTMSGLLCLGIVSRDANVILDLEPFYPPPLKLQRLSLTGMLAKGKLPSWFGHLDNLMQLRLCSSELRGDSIGLISSLPRLLHLTLKNAYTDKILTFPEGSFPVLKKLSLHEMPNLSHVEFGKGSLVHLNVLILGRCDELTAIPQGIENLTELNNLELFEMPSEIIQKIQDGETLEGNYEDSQRTTTVKNIHWYNGRLLQKTIYTNLFTVQM, encoded by the coding sequence ATGGCCGAGATGATCGCGATATCGCTCTCGGCGAAGGTCGCCGCAACGCTGTCGCGCAGTGCGGTCGTCGACATCTCCTCTCTCGTGGCCGTCCGCTCGGGCATCGCCGCCGCGGCGCGGGacctggagctcctccgcgcgttcCTCCGGTTCGCCGACTCCCGCCGCGGCGCGGACGCGCTCGCCTCCGCCTGGGTGGACCAGATCCGGGACGTCGGCTTCGAgctggaggacgccgcggacgagtACGCCTTCCTCTCCGGCGGCGGCTTCGTCCGCGCCTGCGCTAACTTCGGCGCGTGGCTCGCTCTGGCCAGACGGCTAGGCAAGGCGCGGGTGAGGCTCCGCGACCTGTCGGACGCCAAGGAGCGGTACGGCATCCGACCGGCCGAGGCCTCCGCGTCCAGCTCCGCTCCCGACGGCGGCACCGCGGCCTTCGTAGGCCGGAAGCTAGCGGAAGCAGCACATTTCTTGCAGGATGGGGAGATCGTCGGCTTCGCGGCGCACAGAAGGTCACTGATGAAATGGCTCACGGAGGACCTTGACTCCCGGCGGTCGCTGGTCGCCGTGTGCGGGATGGGCGGCGTTGGGAAGACCACTCTGGTCACCAGCGTGTACAAGGAGGTCGCCGCAAGCCGCCACTTCGACTGCGCTGCGTGGGTGTCCGTCTCCAAGAACTTCACTACGGATGACCTTCTAAGGAAAATTGCCAAAGAACTCCACCGGGACGCTCGGGCCGGCATGCCAGACATTGACGAGATGGACTACCGGTCGCTGGTGGAAGCTTTGCGTGGGCATCTCGCCAAGAAGAGGTACTTGTTATTGCTGGATGATGTCTGGCATGCCGATGCGTGGTATGAAATACGCAATGCGTTGGTTGATGATGGAAAAGGGAGCAGGATAATCATCACAACACGCAGTCAAGATGTTGCCTCTCTGGCAGCATCCACCAGGATCATCATGTTGGAACCGCTCCCTCAGCAAGAAGCATGGTCCCTGTTTTGTAACACCACATTCAGGGAAGATGCCAACGGGGAGTGCCCGCATCATCTGGAGCattgggctttgaagattctgggcaGATGTTGTGGTCTACCATTAGCAATTGTATCAGTTGGTAATCTCCTTGCATTGAAGGATAGAACGGAATTTGCTTGGAAGAATGTCCATGACAGCCTTGACTGGAATGAAAGCAGTGTTCGTGGAATCGGGCAAGTGTCAAGCATACTGAATCTGAGCATTGACGATCTGCCTTATTACCTGAAGAGATGTTTGCTGTATTGCAGTATATACCCTGAAGATTTCTTGATCAAAAGGAAAATTCTGATCAGGTTGTGGATTGCAGAAGGCTATTTTGAGGAGAAGGGCCAGGGCACAATGGAGGAGATTGCGGATGATTACCTGCACCAGCTCGTGCAACGTAGCCTGTTGCAGGTCACGCTAAAAAATGAGTTTGGACGAGCGAAACGGCTCTGCATTCATGACCTGATCAGGGATTTGATTTTGCAAAGGTCAGCAAAGGAAGGGTTCACTGTATTCTCAAAATGTCAGCCAACATTGGAGTCAAGCAAAAAAATCCGTCATCTTATACTTGATCGATGGGCAAGTGATCATCGACCAGTTCCAAAGATGACATTGCTTCGCTCCTTCAGCGCATTTAAGTCAGATGTGGATTCTTCAGTCTTGTCTGGCTTTAGGTTATTAACCGTATTAAACTTATGGTTCGTTCAGATAGATAAACTGCCTAGCTCACTGACCAAACTTCTTAATCTGCGGTATCTTGGCATCCGTTCCACTCTCATTGAAGAGCTTCCACAGGATTTGGGACAGTTACATAACTTGCAAACTTTAGATACAAAGTGGTCCAGGGTCCAGAGACTACCACCAAGCATAAGAAAGCTCGATAACCTGCGCCACCTGATAGTGTTTAGACGCCGATCTGCAGACTTCAGGTCTCCGTTCCCTGGTACAGCAATTGAATTTCCAGATGGGCTGCAAAATCTTACTTGCCTGCAGACTCTAAAATACATTGAGGCTGATGAGAAGATGGTCAAATCCTTAAAAAGCTTAAAACACATGAAGAGCTTAGAGCTATCTGGTGTGCATGAGAGTAATCTTATTCATTTGCCCTCATCCATCTCCACAATGAGCGGCCTTCTGTGCTTGGGGATTGTCAGTCGGGACGCTAATGTAATATTGGACCTGGAGCCATTTTATCCACCCCCACTAAAGCTACAGAGACTTTCATTGACAGGGATGTTAGCCAAAGGTAAGTTGCCTTCATGGTTTGGGCACCTTGATAACCTCATGCAGTTGCGGTTGTGTTCATCTGAACTCAGAGGAGATTCAATTGGATTGATCTCATCACTTCCCAGGCTGTTACATCTTACCCTAAAGAATGCATACACCGACAAGATCTTAACCTTTCCAGAAGGCAGTTTTCCAGTTCTTAAGAAGCTGAGCTTACATGAGATGCCTAATCTTTCTCACGTCGAGTTTGGAAAAGGGAGTCTTGTACATCTAAATGTATTAATCCTAGGCCGTTGTGATGAGCTAACTGCAATACCCCAAGGCATCGAGAACCTCACAGAGCTCAACAACCTTGAGCTTTTTGAAATGCCAAGTGAGATAATACAAAAGATTCAAGATGGGGAAACATTAGAGGGGAATTATGAAGATTCTCAGCGCACTACAACTGTTAAGAACATCCACTGGTATAATGGACGATTGTTGCAGAAAACAATTTACACCAACCTATTCACTGTTCAAATGTAG